In the genome of Neodiprion pinetum isolate iyNeoPine1 chromosome 2, iyNeoPine1.2, whole genome shotgun sequence, one region contains:
- the gw gene encoding protein Gawky isoform X2, whose protein sequence is MFPHNSSSHEISTETNAFVQNSKGDVVLLMASCPSGVEEGRRPDSVRSCDIKSANNSTMARPTSHPVATTTTNDFLTVLPRQSGELGSAAEGKACQSVASAITKNLTNHLLIYDNNKINNHNNAEHNHHKYRKQNKPGSPGQLGSSADNSKSISKLLSDNKDSFSDLSIRVLQLSLKLKVTRGEVRQSAGEPSLVRIPKSDCPPWLSHESSVVENYSLLGSRLDKGENNNLKANLRFISNNNYSKSVILLSSTRDGDYYLLSESGGVREDTALENFRLKNNSSSRWESVKLLAVKYSPVTKHDGACRKLTQNDLQNVKLVILYSDGRLFYEDHRLQDSQNDLDVLDIWFNRPNFVTKLLKLHFDNTATLELLSLAQAQNFATCSSNSLIVSTNESTSLLRSLTDENLTKVQPSRHATVNELMQRICVPLMIECKVYVNGSNNNNIVIGEEMNINNNNPDVIEDIVNVAVCYKTSCTMTTNYRLGFQNDGISYTQATMFTVGALSFQDNNKSNKPLHASFKDDNYQVSAKIDDKFNFNLKSVSKSTLSVRFSDKSETSHATRLNKSDEKMHVLSAVNIPTLTTCEPTMTLKCQPATVASQTNTVPASQVEKHSKVDDKTVLLKSSYLKYDQESTTSNRNSSNHDQNANDFVSLNEESYENDIGFSNTLKNDEHDNDNEDYDDDDDDDNDNDITPKNISQSEKYYQMTSFHDGCAARNDDDCNDNGKLLNTNRPTSNVQKTIELFAIVRDLLSRYQKVYKSDLAQSEIICKQLQKALQSLFNRPYSCNKMYQSSLEYKKRWGIPIISGLAGGGESSLNTGTATSWGSAPPAAPNNNNNNNAAQSGWGGTPGNPPVGTGPPNNWGGNNVNRPVIANPNQNQNQGPSGQNIPGNVNKVTNPNQSQNPQSGPTTSQSTNATSGNQNNGQWPQGKSSNPGGSGQSQSSQNNNNPSQQSTQPGSSANNNPTNSATSSTVNNATTAVANNPSSKQQLEQLNTMREALFSQDGWGSQHVNQDTSWEVPTSPEPSMTKDGVPMWKPPVNNGTELWEANLRNGGQPPPQQQAKTPWGHTPSTNIGGTWGEDDDAADSSNMWSGAPTPNPPSTAQWPGAAANQSSGMSGGGTSWGDPRMDPRDPRDLRTVDPREMRDPRDHRISLDPRDHMRVMDPMSRDPRMPDMRGDPRGISGRLNGASADAMWGQPPGPQHHQMSHQHPTGPPAKMVNPSGINQWVAPPPKEMMPGKPSGWEEPSPPTQRRNVPNYDDGTSLWGNPAPNPRPMPGGKVSHWKELPTPNMGRGGMPCPPGMPQNRMPGQPGMKPDVSGPMWGHPTGPGGSGGGGGAGGGGSGTGGGGGAGRNGSWGDGPHDTASWEDQKTPSAWNEPPINPPASWGGPTSHKPKPMGPTGGWGDTEMDPTTSWAHPPKQMLTKEVIWNSREFRYLCDLGYKKEDVETALRNREMNRDEAHELLIQVRPQDHWRRQDSHTGYDPASQSAAAAGYPPRFNHVAQQISFPPGAGMPSVGASGGMSGSVASASLLKLQQQQQQQAAVQLQQQQPSVTAAPQPPFNQTSRTPQNQPSTQQLRMLVQQIQLAVQEGYLNHQILNQPLAPQTLILLNQLLQQIKVLQQLHQQHSVQLTLKGNSQTGLQISVQITKTKQQIANLQNQIAVQQATYMKQQQQQQHPATPSQASDYYKTSVHDPMSALQNTFSDLTMNKEPQVSQQQSRLNQWKLPSLDKEGDLGTNEFSRAPGTTSKPPTTPGGLTQSHSSPNMNPLLGQGDGTWSSRLGDSGWPDAGTSDSTDGKDWQPGGAAFTDLVPEFEPGKPWKGNQMKSIEDDPSITPGSVVRSPLSLAAIKDPDAIFSSTTKTSPPPSANADTSIPSLSNSTWSFNPPATTPSVFASSKNTWGESAPPPTAVTSELWGAPMSKARGPPPGLGSKGGASASNGWVGLAGVNRSSSSWGLQSGAVGNAAWVSTWLLLKNLTPQIDGSTLKTLCMQHGPVQDFRLYLNHGIALAKYSSRDEAIKAQGALNNCVLGNTTIFAESPADSEVHTLLQHLGHGGQQQTAGTAGSGWGLRTTSKAGPPPDTWGGSSSQLWGAPPGGNSLWSNAGIDSGDQQRATPSSLNSYLPGDLLGDAYPSSKTSQISQLSKDRSRYFEDHLIYELLESLKMPV, encoded by the exons ATGTTTCCACACAATTCTAGTTCACATGAGATTTCTACTGAAACAAATGCCTTCGTACAAAATTCCAAG GGGGATGTAGTATTATTAATGGCAAGTTGTCCGAGTGGGGTGGAGGAGGGGAGAAGACCAGATAGCGTTAGGTCCTGTGATATCAAATCCGCAAACAACAGTACTATGGCACGACCTACCAGCCACCCCGTcgccaccaccaccaccaatGACTTCTTAACCGTCCTGCCACGCCAATCTG GTGAGCTTGGCTCAGCGGCTGAAGGCAAGGCCTGCCAGTCAGTGGCGTCAGCAATCACAAAAAATCTAACAAATCACCTTCTAATctacgataataataaaataaataaccacAACAATGCAGAACATAATCATCACAAATACAGAAAGCAAAACAAACCGGGTTCGCCTGGGCAGCTGGGAAGCTCCGCCGATAACTCTAAGTCTATTTCTAAGCTCTTAAGTGATAATAAGGATAGCTTTAGTGATCTAAGCATTAGGGTACTACAACTAAGTCTAAAGTTAAAGGTGACAAGGGGCGAAGTACGTCAATCTGCGGGGGAGCCTAGCCTAGTTAGGATACCCAAGTCTGATTGCCCCCCGTGGCTGTCGCACGAATCGTCCGTTGTCGAGAATTACTCCTTACTAGGGTCCCGCCTTGATAAGGGCGAAAACAATAACCTTAAGGCTAATCTTAGGTTcataagtaataataattactccAAATCTGTGATATTGCTCAGCTCAACCCGCGACGGAGATTACTATCTGCTCTCCGAAAGCGGCGGTGTCAGAGAAGACACAgctctcgaaaattttcgattgaaaaataattcttcaagCCGATGGGAAAGTGTGAAATTACTAGCTGTTAAGTACTCTCCTGTTACCAAGCATGATGGAGCGTGCAGAAAATTGACCCAAAATGATCTTCAAAATGTTAAACTTGTGATCTTATACTCAGATGGCCGTCTGTTTTACGAAGATCATCGTCTCCAGGATTCTCAAAATGATCTTGACGTTCTAGATATTTGGTTCAATCGACCAAACTTTGTCACAAAACTCTTAAAACTGCATTTTGACAATACCGCTACATTAGAGTTGTTGTCCCTCGCACAAGCTCAGAATTTCGCCACCTGTTCTTCCAATTCGCTTATAGTTTCGACAAACGAATCCACCTCTCTGCTGCGATCTTTGACCGATGAAAATCTTACGAAAGTTCAACCTTCTCGACACGCTACTGTGAACGAGCTGATGCAACGCATATGTGTTCCATTAATGATAGAATGTAAGGTTTATGTTAAcggtagtaataataacaatattgttATTGGAGaagaaatgaatattaataacaataatccaGATGTTATCGAAGACATTGTTAACGTCGCTGTGTGCTACAAGACTAGTTGTACTATGACTACTAATTATAGGCTAGGGTTTCAAAATGATGGTATTAGCTATACCCAAGCAACAATGTTTACTGTTGGTGCTCTTTCATTTCAGGATAACAATAAGTCTAACAAGCCTCTACACGCTAGCTTTAAGGATGATAATTATCAAGTGTCTGCTAAGATCGACGATAAGTTTAACTTTAACCTTAAGTCTGTATCTAAGTCTACGCTAAGTGTTAGGTTTAGTGATAAGTCTGAAACGTCTCACGCTACTCGACTAAACAAATCTGACGAAAAAATGCACGTTCTGTCGGCTGTTAACATTCCTACACTGACTACCTGCGAGCCTACGATGACGCTTAAATGCCAACCAGCCACCGTCGCATCCCAAACTAACACTGTACCTGCCTCTCAAGTGGAGAAACACTCAAAAGTTGATGATAAAACTGTACTGTTGAAATCAAGTTACCTTAAATATGACCAGGAATCAACTACAAGTAATAGAAATTCATCAAACCATGACCAAAATGCTAATGACTTCGTCTCCCTTAACGAGGAATCTTACGAAAACGACATTGGTTTTTCAAACACATTGAAGAACGATGAACATGATAACGATAATGAAGAttatgatgatgacgatgatgatgacaaCGACAACGATATCACACCCAAGAATATCTCacaatctgaaaaatattaccaGATGACATCATTCCACGATGGCTGTGCTGCCCGTAACGATGACGATTGCAACGATAATGGCAAACTGTTAAACACCAACAGGCCGACCTCAAATGTCCAAAAAACGATAGAGTTGTTTGCAATAGTGCGTGACCTGCTCTCTAGGTATCAAAAAGTTTACAAAAGCGACTTAGCGCAAAGTGAAATTATCTGTAAACAACTACAAAAAGCGCTGCAAAGTTTATTCAATCGTCCATATTCTTGCAACAAAATGTATCAATCTTCACTGGAATACAAAAAAAGATGGGGAATACCGATAATCTCTGGTCTGGCCGGGGGTGGAGAAAGTTCACTAAACACCGGAACTGCCACCAGCTGGGGATCAGCACCACCTGCAGCGcctaacaacaacaacaacaacaacgccGCCCAATCCGGTTGGGGTGGAACACCAGGAAATCCACCCGTAGGCACTGGACCACCAAACAACTGGGGTGGTAATAACGTGAATCGACCAGTCATCGCAAATCCCAATCAGAATCAGAATCAAGGACCCAGTGGCCAGAACATCCCAG GTAATGTGAACAAAGTAACCAATCCGAACCAATCTCAAAATCCGCAATCTGGACCAACAACATCTCAGTCAACTAACGCAACGTCAGGGAATCAGAATAACGGACAGTGGCCTCAGGGAAAATCCAGCAATCCTGGTGGATCTGGCCAGAGTCAATCTTCTCAGAATAACAACAACCCGTCTCAACAATCCACGCAACCAGGAAGTAGCGCTAATAACAATCCGACTAATAGTGCAACATCTTCGACTGTAAACAACGCGACAACAGCTGTTGCCAACAATCCTTCATCAAAGCAACAACTAGAACAATTGAACACTATGCGAGAAGCCTTATTCAGTCAAGACGGCTGGGGTTCT CAACACGTGAACCAAGATACGAGCTGGGAAGTTCCAACATCCCCGGAACCAAGTATGACCAAAGATGGCGTTCCCATGTGGAAACCACCTGTAAACAATGGTACAGAGTTGTGGGAAGCTAACTTACGAAACGGAGGCCAACCTCCTCCTCAACAGCAAGCCAAAACACCATGGGGACACACTCCTTCGACAAATATTGGCGGTACTTGGGGCGAGGATGACGATGCTGCTGATTCTTCAAACATGTGGTCTGGAGCGCCGACTCCTAATCCGCCCAGTACAGCTCAGTGGCCTGGAGCTGCTGCCAACCAGTCCAGCGGGATGTCCGGCGGTG GGACCAGTTGGGGCGATCCAAGAATGGATCCCAGGGATCCTCGAGACTTGAGAACTGTAGATCCGAGAGAAATGCGTGATCCGCGAGATCATAGAATATCCTTGGACCCAAGAGATCATATGAGAGTAATGGACCCCATGAGCCGTGACCCACGAATGCCCGATATGCGTGGCGATCCGCGCGGTATTTCTGGCCGTCTGAACGGCGCAAGTGCCGATGCTATGTGGGGACAACCACCAGGACCACAGCATCACCAAATGAGTCATCAACACCCGACGGGACCTCCTGCAAAGATGGTAAATCCATCCGGTATAAACCAGTGGGTAGCGCCACCGCCCAAAGAAATGATGCCAGGAAAGCCGTCTGGATGGGAAGAGCCTTCGCCGCCTACTCAGCGTAggaatgttccaaattacgaCGACGGTACTAGCCTCTGGGGTAATCCAGCTCCAAACCCACGTCCGATGCCAGGTGGCAAAGTTTCCCACTGGAAGGAGCTACCGACACCCAATATGGGCCGTGGAG GAATGCCCTGCCCACCTGGTATGCCGCAAAACCGAATGCCTGGACAGCCAGGCATGAAGCCAGATGTCAGTGGCCCGATGTGGGGTCATCCAACCGGCCCTGGTGGAAGTGGCGGTGGAGGAGGTGCCGGAGGTGGTGGCAGCGGTACAGGCGGCGGTGGAGGTGCTGGCCGCAACGGATCCTGGGGAGATGGACCTCACGACACTGCTAGTTGGGAAGATCAAAAAACACCTTCTGCTTGGAACGAGCCCCCGATAAATCCTCCTGCTTCATGGGGAGGCCCGACAAGTCATAAACCAAAACCTATGGGACCGACCGGAGGATGGGGTGACACAGAAATGGACCCGACTACCAGCTGGGCTCATCCACCGAAACAAATGCTCACCAAAGAAGTTATTTGGAATAGCAGAGAGTTCAGATATCTCTGTGATCTTGGGTACAAG AAGGAAGACGTGGAAACCGCTTTAAGAAACCGCGAAATGAACAGAGACGAAGCACATGAACTTCTCATTCAAGTACGTCCTCAGGATCATTGGCGTCGTCAGGACAGTCACACTGGATATGATCCTGCTAGTCAATCTGCTGCAGCTGCCGGATATCCGCCAAGGTTTAATCACGTTGCCCAACAGATATCTTTCCCGCCG GGGGCCGGAATGCCTAGCGTGGGGGCCTCTGGTGGCATGAGTGGTTCGGTCGCCAGCGCCAGTCTCCTCAAGCtccaacaacaacagcaacaacaagcagctgTACAGTTGCAACAACAACAGCCCAGTGTCACGGCAGCGCCGCAGCCACCTTTTAATCAG ACGTCAAGAACGCCACAAAATCAGCCCTCTACCCAACAACTCCGAATGCTCGTACAACAAATTCAATTGGCTGTTCAGGAAGGCTATTTGAATCATCAGATATTGAACCAGCCGTTGGCTCCTCAGACCTTGATCCTACTTAACCAGCTGTTGCAGCAAATCAAAGTGCTTCAACAATTGCATCAGCAACATTCAGTGCAGTTAACGCTGAAAGGAAACAGTCAAACGGGACTGCAGATTAGCGTACAAATAACTAAGACTAAACAACAGATCGCCAATCTGCAAAATCAAATTGCAGTTCAACAAGCAACGTACATgaaacaacaacagcagcaacaacatcCAGCAACGCCATCTCAAGCATCTGATTATTATAAAACATCTGTACATGATCCTATGTCTGCGTTGCAAAATACCTTCAGTGACTTGACCATGAACAAGGAGCCTCAAGTA AGCCAACAACAGTCTCGTTTGAATCAGTGGAAGCTACCATCCCTGGACAAAGAAGGCGATCTTGGTACTAATGAATTTTCACGAGCTCCCGGTACTACAAGCAAACCGCCGACTACACCAGGTGGTCTCACTCAATCACACAGCAGTCCTAACATGAATCCTTTACTAGGACAAGGAGACGGGACCTGGTCTTCCAGACTTGGTGACAGCGGATGGCCAGACGCTGGTACCAGTGATTCTACAGATGGGAAAGACTGGCAACCCGGTGGTGCTGCTTTCACCGATCTGGTACCAGAGTTTGAACCTGGCAAGCCATGGAAG GGGAATCAGATGAAGAGCATTGAGGATGATCCAAGTATTACTCCCGGATCAGTGGTACGCTCGCCTTTGTCGCTTGCTGCCATTAAAGATCCCGAcgcaatattttcatcgacCACCAAAACCTCGCCGCCACCTTCAGCTAACGCGGACACGTCGATCCCCAGTCTGAGTAACTCGACTTGGAGTTTCAACCCGCCAGCAACGACACCCAGCGTTTTTGCCAG TTCTAAGAATACCTGGGGTGAATCTGCTCCACCGCCTACCGCTGTTACTTCTGAGTTGTGGGGCGCTCCGATGAGCAAAGCTCGAGGACCTCCTCCTGGCTTAGGAAGCAAGGGCGGTGCAAGTGCCAGTAATGGTTGGGTTGGTTTGGCCGGAGTTAATCGATCGTCCAGTTCATGGGGTCTTCAATCCGGTGCCGTTGGTAATGCTGCCTGGGTCTCAACTTGGCTTTTGCTGAAAAACCTGACGCCACAAATCGATGGATCTACGCTGAAGACATTGTGCATGCAGCATGGGCCTGTACAAGACTTCAGACTGTATTTGAACCACGGAATTGCTTTGGCTAAATATTCGTCGAGAGATGAAGCTATCAAG GCACAAGGAGCACTGAACAACTGCGTTCTTGGCAACACGACAATATTTGCCGAATCTCCTGCTGACAGTGAGGTTCACACACTGTTGCAACATCTCGGCCACGGCGGTCAGCAACAAACCGCTGGAACGGCGGGTTCTGGATGGGGTCTCAGAACTACCAGCAAAGCCGGTCCTCCCCCAGACACGTGGGGCGGTAGCTCAAGTCAGCTTTGGGGAGCCCCACCCGGTGGTAATTCATTATGGAGTAACGCAGGCATCGATAGCGGCGATCAACAAAGAGCTACGCCAAGCTCGTTGAATTCTTACCTGCCCGGAGATCTTTTGGGAG